A region of Ictidomys tridecemlineatus isolate mIctTri1 chromosome 4, mIctTri1.hap1, whole genome shotgun sequence DNA encodes the following proteins:
- the LOC144376797 gene encoding olfactory receptor 10A3-like yields MKRQNQSSVVEFILLGFSDFPELQDEIFGVFLVIYLMTLMGNAIIIATILLDQTLHIPMYLFLQNLSVVEVSFSAAIMPEMLVVLTTEKTTISFVGCFAQMYFILLFGVNECFLLGAMAYDRFAAICCPLTYPMIMNKRVFVKLVMFSWVSGIMVATLQTSWVFSFPFCGPNEISHISCETPAVLELVCADISLYEIYAFIGTILIILLPFLLILLSYLRILFAILKMPSTTGRQKAFSTCASHVTSVTLFYGTASMTYLQPKSSYSPVTKKLMSLAYTLLTPLLNPLIYSLRNHEMKKALVKLWRRAVVLHTV; encoded by the coding sequence atgaaaagacaaaatcaaagctctgtggTTGAATTCATCCTCTTGGGCTTCTCTGACTTTCCTGAACTTCAAGACGAGATCTTTGGGGTTTTCTTGGTTATTTATCTGATGACCCTGATGGGAAATGCCATCATCATAGCCACCATCTTGCTGGACCAGACCCTCCACATCCCCATGTACCTGTTCCTGCAGAACTTATCTGTGGTGGAAGTGAGTTTCAGTGCAGCCATCATGCCTGAAATGCTGGTGGTCCTGACCACTGAGAAAACTACAATTTCTTTTGTGGGCTGTTTTGCACAGatgtatttcattcttctttttggtgtGAATGAATGTTTTCTCCTAGGGGCAATGGCTTATGACCGATTTGCTGCCATCTGCTGTCCTCTGACCTACCCCATGATTATGAACAAGAGGGTGTTTGTGAAATTAGTCATGTTCTCATGGGTCTCAGGGATCATGGTGGCTACTCTGCAGACCTCATGGGTATTCAGTTTTCCCTTTTGTGGACCCAATGAAATTAGTCATATATCTTGTGAAACCCCAGCAGTGCTGGAACTGGTTTGTGCAGATATCTCCTTGTATGAAATCTATGCCTTCATAGGCACCATTTTGATTATATTGCTTCCTTTCTTGTTGATACTCTTGTCTTATCTTAGAATTCTCTTTGCCATCCTGAAGATGCCATCAACAACTGGGAGGCAAAAGgccttttccacctgtgcctCTCATGTCACATCAGTCACCCTCTTCTATGGCACAGCCAGTATGACTTATTTACAGCCCAAATCTAGCTACTCACCAGTAACCAAGAAACTGATGTCTTTGGCTTACACATTGCTCACACCCCTGCTGAATCCCCTTATCTACAGCCTGCGAAACCATGAGATGAAAAAGGCTTTGGTGAAATTATggcggagagcagtggttttacaCACAGTCTGA